A single region of the Capra hircus breed San Clemente chromosome X unlocalized genomic scaffold, ASM170441v1, whole genome shotgun sequence genome encodes:
- the LOC102185351 gene encoding ferritin heavy chain-like, which yields MLPTSPSQERRNYRPECKAALNSHAALEFRASFQCLAVAFYLDHDDVGLKHFSSFFLLRSHEHSKTAESLMFLQIQRGGRICFLDIRKPETQQWESGLQAMQDTLHLENCVNQSLLDLHQLATDSSDTNLYQFLGTGYLEKQVKFIKELGNHVSNLRSPEGALAEYFFDKLTLGDDNKKD from the coding sequence ATGCTGCCCACGTCGCCCTCACAGGAGCGTCGGAACTACCGCCCCGAGTGTAAGGCCGCGCTCAACAGCCACGCCGCCCTGGAGTTCCGCGCCTCCTTCCAGTGCCTGGCCGTGGCCTTCTACCTCGACCATGATGACGTGGGTTTGAAGCATTTCTCCAGCTTCTTCCTGCTCCGCTCCCACGAGCACAGCAAAACAGCCGAGAGCCTGATGTTCCTGCAGATCCAACGTGGGGGCCGCATCTGCTTCCTCGACATCAGAAAGCCTGAGACTCAACAGTGGGAGAGCGGACTCCAGGCTATGCAAGACACCCTGCACTTGGAGAACTGCGTCAACCAGAGCCTGCTCGACCTTCACCAGCTGGCCACCGACAGCAGCGACACCAACCTGTACCAGTTCCTGGGGACCGGCTACCTGGAGAAGCAAGTCAAGTTCATCAAGGAGCTGGGGAACCATGTCAGCAACCTGAGGTCACCAGAAGGTGCCCTGGCAGAGTACTTCTTTGACAAGCTCACCCTGGGTGATGACAACAAGAAGGACTGA